The Sphingobacterium bambusae genome includes a window with the following:
- a CDS encoding glycoside hydrolase family 95 protein, with protein sequence MRKHFRILGMYFKSFFVSVFKSETYILNIGKHSFYPSFYNNYYMNKIFHTQERSVFYVSFLVFFLCFNVTKGQGLKNKNVLHLTQSAANWNEAFPVGNGRLGGMVYGGVDLELIKTNDDTFWSGQPVDVQRPNTYNHLKDIRQALKIGDNKRAQELIDAQLLGPYNQSYMPLADISLKMLSKGNYVNYRRELDLDSGIVRISYKQNGINYKREIFASYPDQSIIIRLIADKKKAISFVSDMQSLVQHQQSATNNQLIINGTAPKHVEPNYQGKHEPIYENGHGMRFQGRLLVTETDGKVFVDAHKLEVNQASYVTLIFVAATSFNGFEKDPYIEGKDENMLCNKYASDVSSKKFAEIKKNHVKDYQKLFKRVDMFFEGSSRDSIPLDRRIKLYSEESDPELTALYYQFGRYLLISSSREGSQPANLQGIWNDLLQPAWSANWTINCNAQINYWPVESANLSECHSPLFQLIRDITIDGRKTAKNLYNSRGWVAHHNVDIWRTTWPVGGTGLWALYQVGGAWLCQHIWQHYLFTNDEKFLKDHYSILKEASIFYMDNLQENKLGYLVTSPSISFENHYVNFQGEKGWVAEGASQDMQIIYALFKNTLYAARRFDNDKVYIDSLVSCLDKLPPLKISPTTGQLQEWQEDWSPFSPDNGQLPHGWGLICSDQINLHSTPELANALRKTLEARRPEYTNGTGSWTAAFAANYWAKLEDPVHLRSVFDMHFDKAVYPNFTSRFMGGWQIDGNLGITAAIGEMLLQSREGELNILPALIAGHENGYVTGLKAQGGFEVDIFWREGVLENVSILSRHSKKLLIRYKDRVKEIFVEGGKKTMLTSKDFLVL encoded by the coding sequence ATGAGAAAACATTTCCGTATATTAGGGATGTATTTTAAATCATTTTTTGTAAGTGTATTTAAATCGGAAACATATATATTAAATATTGGCAAGCATAGTTTTTATCCGTCTTTTTATAATAATTATTATATGAACAAAATTTTTCATACCCAAGAGCGATCAGTTTTTTACGTAAGTTTCTTAGTGTTTTTTCTATGCTTTAATGTAACAAAGGGACAGGGGTTAAAAAACAAAAATGTCTTACATTTGACTCAATCAGCAGCTAATTGGAATGAAGCTTTCCCTGTTGGTAATGGAAGATTAGGAGGAATGGTATATGGTGGTGTAGATTTGGAACTTATAAAAACTAACGATGATACTTTTTGGTCTGGTCAACCTGTTGACGTCCAGCGTCCAAACACTTATAATCATCTTAAAGATATTCGCCAAGCATTGAAGATTGGTGATAATAAAAGAGCGCAGGAACTGATAGATGCACAACTTTTGGGGCCTTACAACCAAAGTTACATGCCCTTGGCTGATATTAGTTTGAAAATGTTGTCTAAGGGAAACTATGTAAACTATAGGCGTGAATTAGACCTAGATAGCGGTATTGTGAGGATATCTTACAAGCAAAATGGTATAAATTATAAAAGAGAAATATTTGCGTCGTATCCTGACCAGTCAATAATTATTAGGCTTATTGCGGATAAAAAGAAAGCTATCAGTTTTGTTTCAGATATGCAAAGCCTAGTACAGCACCAACAGTCTGCGACAAATAACCAACTCATAATTAATGGTACGGCGCCAAAACATGTTGAACCAAACTATCAAGGTAAACATGAACCCATCTACGAGAATGGTCATGGGATGCGATTTCAAGGACGTTTATTAGTAACGGAAACGGATGGGAAGGTTTTCGTGGATGCGCATAAATTGGAGGTGAATCAAGCTTCTTACGTAACTTTGATATTTGTAGCGGCGACAAGTTTTAACGGATTTGAAAAAGATCCCTATATTGAGGGAAAGGATGAAAATATGCTTTGTAATAAATATGCTAGTGATGTTTCATCTAAGAAATTTGCTGAGATAAAGAAGAATCACGTTAAGGATTATCAAAAGTTGTTTAAAAGAGTTGATATGTTTTTCGAAGGCTCGTCGAGAGATTCTATTCCGCTGGATCGACGGATTAAGTTATATTCAGAAGAGTCGGATCCAGAATTGACTGCGCTTTATTATCAATTTGGTCGCTATCTCCTAATTTCATCATCGAGAGAAGGATCTCAGCCGGCTAACTTGCAGGGTATATGGAACGATTTGCTACAACCTGCCTGGAGTGCAAATTGGACGATAAACTGTAATGCTCAAATTAACTATTGGCCTGTAGAGAGTGCAAATCTTTCTGAATGCCATTCTCCTCTTTTCCAATTGATTCGAGATATCACCATAGATGGAAGAAAGACGGCAAAAAATCTCTACAATTCGCGAGGATGGGTTGCTCATCATAACGTTGATATTTGGAGGACAACATGGCCAGTTGGTGGCACTGGCTTATGGGCACTTTATCAAGTGGGGGGAGCATGGCTTTGTCAGCATATATGGCAACATTATCTTTTCACAAACGATGAAAAATTCCTAAAAGACCATTATTCAATTTTGAAAGAAGCTTCAATATTTTATATGGATAACCTTCAAGAAAACAAACTTGGCTATTTAGTGACTAGTCCTTCAATATCTTTTGAGAACCATTATGTAAATTTTCAAGGTGAGAAAGGGTGGGTAGCTGAAGGTGCATCTCAAGATATGCAAATTATTTACGCTCTATTTAAAAACACTTTGTATGCTGCTAGACGTTTTGATAATGATAAAGTCTACATTGATTCACTAGTATCTTGCCTAGATAAATTACCACCTTTAAAAATTAGTCCAACTACTGGGCAACTTCAGGAATGGCAGGAAGATTGGTCACCATTTTCCCCAGATAATGGACAGCTTCCTCATGGTTGGGGATTAATTTGTTCAGATCAGATTAATTTACACTCTACACCAGAGCTTGCGAATGCTTTACGAAAAACTTTGGAGGCGAGGAGACCTGAATATACTAATGGCACAGGAAGTTGGACCGCTGCTTTTGCAGCAAATTATTGGGCAAAACTAGAAGATCCTGTTCACTTGCGTAGCGTATTTGATATGCATTTCGATAAGGCTGTATATCCGAATTTTACAAGCCGATTTATGGGCGGTTGGCAAATCGACGGTAATTTGGGGATTACGGCAGCAATAGGTGAAATGCTATTGCAAAGTCGAGAAGGTGAGCTTAATATATTACCAGCTTTGATAGCAGGACATGAAAATGGATATGTAACAGGACTTAAAGCGCAAGGCGGTTTTGAAGTTGACATCTTTTGGCGTGAGGGCGTGCTGGAGAATGTTTCCATTTTAAGCAGACATTCCAAGAAGCTGCTCATTAGATATAAAGATAGAGTAAAGGAGATCTTCGTTGAGGGGGGAAAAAAAACTATGCTCACATCTAAGGATTTTTTGGTATTGTAA
- a CDS encoding hybrid sensor histidine kinase/response regulator transcription factor produces MKRFIITLIILLLITIDLGAQNSNQVQTIGIDQGLSNNNVTKIYKDKEGFMWFGSYDGLNRYDAYTFKIYRNDPSDINSLPDNRITDIIEDGKRNLWVGTRAGLAVLDRNSGLWKRLHLSKQTKVARRNRYEVNKLLYQNNTIYAATDQEGILKIVNHDGNWHLEKIQLKLDSSILNNYTVRSMCMDLNNNLWAVVRDIGLCLLDNKANRLKKITSDIKDANDMTISQRNEIWVVNNLSLKSYNRENKQVKEYLQKDVVSNTKMVNILSVDNHMWVGTDGSGIMIVDSETGNVSYLDDGTGKDILSSKSVFSSYKDNQGRIWVGTLRGGINLLDPLKGKFKSFQNDEKPDVYARNYVMSLAENSAGLIWIGTDGAGLYQLNRKDNVYRRYGATSLRNTLSSDYITHIICDKHDDLWIGTYHGGINKYSAKTRKFERFNLENPNSGKTQNFVWKLFIDSQDKIWASTLDGGSLYIYDKKLNVFKALNQPIHDVISFYQENSSTIWFGSWDVVIRYDVNTHAMQKYAMRHPVRFIQKDHNSHLWIGTEGGGLIKLDLRTQKTKSFTEKDGLPSNTILNLLEDRYGYYWISTYNGLSRFDPRKEKFENFQKSDGLQSNQFSYNAAVGVKSGELLFGGIRGFNLFNPKDFIEHSSTAPTIAFTEVLVQNDSYFPYQIKKGIPSDTLNLVIPYDKSVLSVGFSALEYSFSDKIKYAYKLDGWDKNWHYVNDQRRIQYSNLREGTFILKIKSTNASGQWSLKEKVMLIHILPPWYRTYWAYIGYLCLLSCLFCGYIYYVKKQTSLKYQVKIKEVEIRNERESHEKKLQFVSHIANEFRTPLTLILNPAKEMLKNRKDADEETAPLRHMYNNSKRLLTLVDKLMLFQKSEHDLSALNIKEIDINNLCKEVYHYFEQHATLRQINYIYKGIIEDDLTVKGDREKLEICLFNIIGNALKYTNKGGTVDVTLATNEESIFINVGDTGPGIKNEVGENIFQMYEQYRSDGEKVRDGLGIGLFFARKFARLHNGDLFYTNKLLNGTFFTLQLPLKNNSQTFNLPKKNSQLQSNLFPKPVVDLCEDWDDEDQAIDSLEKTKLNFRERDKLFIDKLTLLVVDDNSQIRKYIKSVFHRDYNIVEGSTKEEAVELLRNREISLVISDILLRKSSGIDLCLFIKQSDMYSHIPVILISGNISDDAELRGWESGADDYFTKPFSTDILAARVKNLIAGKNRLQQYFYNEITLQTNHYKISEDYSAFLKKAIEIVEKNLTNPNLGVKLLVDEIGMSHSYVYKKIKVISGKSANEFIRYIRLRKVAQLLLDTDLKISEAAYKTGFNDIKHFRLQFLKLFGEKPSDYRKKYQSFKRTTNIALKEE; encoded by the coding sequence GTGAAAAGGTTTATAATCACTTTGATAATATTGCTACTCATAACAATAGATTTGGGTGCTCAAAATAGCAATCAGGTTCAAACTATTGGAATCGATCAAGGATTATCTAACAATAATGTCACTAAAATTTATAAGGACAAAGAAGGCTTTATGTGGTTCGGAAGCTACGACGGCCTAAACAGATATGATGCATACACCTTTAAGATTTATCGTAACGATCCTTCCGACATTAATTCGTTGCCAGATAATCGTATAACCGACATCATAGAGGATGGAAAAAGAAACCTGTGGGTAGGAACTCGTGCAGGTTTGGCCGTTTTAGATAGGAACTCAGGATTATGGAAACGGCTACATTTGTCAAAACAAACGAAGGTTGCCCGACGAAATCGATACGAGGTCAATAAATTATTATATCAGAATAATACAATCTATGCGGCGACAGATCAAGAGGGTATCTTGAAAATAGTTAATCATGATGGCAATTGGCATCTTGAGAAAATTCAGCTTAAGTTAGACAGCTCCATTTTAAACAATTATACAGTCAGATCGATGTGCATGGACTTGAACAATAATTTATGGGCTGTTGTACGCGACATTGGTCTTTGCTTATTGGATAACAAAGCGAATCGATTAAAGAAGATTACATCTGACATTAAGGATGCGAACGACATGACTATTTCTCAACGGAACGAAATTTGGGTAGTAAACAATTTATCACTAAAAAGTTATAACAGAGAGAATAAACAAGTAAAAGAATATTTGCAAAAGGACGTCGTTTCAAACACTAAAATGGTCAATATTCTCTCTGTCGATAATCATATGTGGGTCGGTACAGACGGAAGTGGAATAATGATTGTAGACAGTGAAACTGGCAATGTTTCATATCTCGACGATGGGACGGGTAAAGATATTCTTAGCAGTAAATCAGTATTCTCATCCTACAAGGATAATCAAGGTAGAATCTGGGTAGGTACTTTACGGGGAGGTATCAATTTACTAGATCCTCTCAAGGGAAAATTTAAGAGTTTCCAAAATGATGAAAAGCCCGATGTATATGCAAGGAATTATGTGATGTCATTAGCCGAGAATTCCGCTGGACTAATTTGGATTGGTACAGATGGAGCTGGGCTATATCAATTGAACAGAAAGGATAATGTTTACAGAAGATATGGGGCTACAAGTTTAAGAAATACTCTCAGCAGCGATTATATTACACATATTATCTGTGATAAACATGATGACCTTTGGATAGGAACATACCACGGAGGTATCAATAAATATAGTGCTAAAACGAGAAAATTTGAAAGGTTCAATCTTGAGAATCCAAATAGCGGGAAAACACAAAATTTCGTTTGGAAACTTTTTATAGATAGCCAAGATAAAATCTGGGCATCAACGTTAGATGGTGGTTCATTGTACATTTACGATAAAAAGCTAAACGTGTTTAAGGCCCTGAATCAACCTATTCATGATGTCATCAGTTTTTATCAAGAAAATAGTTCGACAATATGGTTTGGCAGTTGGGATGTTGTAATACGCTATGATGTAAACACTCACGCTATGCAAAAATATGCCATGCGGCATCCCGTCAGATTTATACAAAAAGATCATAACTCACATTTATGGATAGGCACAGAAGGCGGTGGATTAATAAAGCTAGATTTGCGCACGCAAAAAACAAAAAGCTTTACAGAAAAAGATGGACTTCCGAGCAACACGATTTTAAATTTGTTGGAAGACCGTTACGGTTACTATTGGATTTCGACATATAACGGATTATCGCGTTTCGATCCAAGAAAAGAAAAGTTTGAAAACTTTCAAAAATCTGATGGATTACAAAGCAACCAATTTAGCTACAATGCTGCAGTTGGGGTAAAAAGCGGCGAGTTACTTTTTGGAGGTATTCGCGGTTTTAATTTGTTTAATCCAAAAGATTTTATCGAACACTCATCTACCGCACCAACAATTGCCTTCACCGAAGTGTTAGTTCAAAACGACAGCTACTTTCCTTATCAAATTAAGAAAGGAATACCTAGTGATACTCTAAATCTTGTTATACCCTACGATAAATCTGTTTTGTCCGTTGGTTTTTCTGCTTTGGAATATTCTTTTTCTGATAAAATTAAATATGCTTATAAATTAGATGGATGGGACAAAAATTGGCACTATGTAAATGATCAACGAAGGATCCAATATTCGAATTTAAGAGAAGGAACCTTTATTTTAAAAATTAAGTCTACGAATGCTTCTGGACAGTGGTCATTGAAAGAGAAGGTCATGCTAATCCATATATTACCGCCGTGGTATAGAACCTATTGGGCATATATAGGCTATCTATGCCTACTGTCCTGTCTATTTTGTGGATACATATATTACGTAAAAAAGCAGACAAGCCTTAAGTATCAAGTTAAAATAAAGGAAGTTGAGATAAGAAATGAGCGCGAGTCGCACGAAAAAAAATTACAATTTGTATCGCACATTGCAAATGAGTTCAGAACCCCCTTAACACTAATTCTGAATCCAGCTAAAGAAATGCTGAAAAACAGAAAAGATGCCGATGAGGAAACAGCGCCCTTGCGTCATATGTATAATAATTCTAAGAGATTACTGACATTGGTCGACAAGCTTATGCTTTTTCAAAAATCTGAACATGATTTAAGCGCGTTAAATATAAAGGAAATAGATATTAACAATCTTTGCAAAGAGGTATATCACTATTTCGAACAACATGCTACATTAAGGCAGATTAACTATATCTATAAAGGAATAATAGAAGACGATTTGACAGTGAAGGGTGATAGAGAGAAATTAGAAATATGCCTTTTCAACATTATAGGTAACGCCTTGAAATACACGAATAAGGGCGGCACCGTTGATGTAACGTTAGCTACTAACGAAGAAAGCATATTTATCAACGTAGGTGATACAGGACCTGGAATTAAAAACGAAGTTGGTGAAAATATCTTCCAGATGTACGAACAGTATCGTAGTGATGGTGAGAAAGTACGAGACGGACTTGGGATAGGTTTATTTTTCGCACGAAAGTTTGCAAGATTGCATAATGGAGATTTATTTTATACTAACAAACTACTTAACGGAACTTTTTTTACTTTACAACTGCCCTTAAAGAACAATTCTCAGACATTCAATTTACCGAAAAAGAACAGCCAATTGCAAAGTAACTTATTTCCAAAACCGGTGGTAGACCTTTGCGAGGATTGGGATGACGAAGATCAAGCCATAGATAGTTTGGAAAAAACTAAACTCAACTTTAGAGAGCGAGATAAGTTATTTATTGACAAACTAACCCTCTTAGTTGTCGACGACAATTCCCAAATAAGAAAGTACATTAAATCAGTTTTTCACAGAGATTATAACATCGTTGAAGGTTCGACGAAAGAGGAGGCGGTTGAACTATTGCGTAATAGAGAAATATCACTAGTTATCAGTGATATTTTACTTAGAAAAAGTTCCGGAATTGATCTATGTTTATTCATTAAACAAAGTGATATGTATAGCCATATCCCAGTTATTTTAATATCTGGAAACATTTCTGATGATGCAGAGCTGAGGGGTTGGGAAAGCGGAGCTGACGACTATTTTACCAAGCCCTTTAGTACGGATATATTGGCTGCTCGGGTGAAAAATCTGATAGCAGGCAAAAATAGATTACAGCAATATTTTTATAATGAAATCACTTTGCAAACCAACCACTACAAGATATCAGAGGACTATAGTGCATTTCTTAAAAAAGCGATTGAGATAGTTGAAAAAAATCTTACTAATCCTAATCTTGGCGTAAAGCTTCTTGTTGACGAAATTGGAATGAGTCATTCCTATGTTTATAAAAAAATAAAAGTTATATCAGGGAAGTCGGCAAATGAGTTCATCCGGTATATCAGACTTCGAAAAGTTGCTCAGCTCCTTTTGGATACAGATCTAAAAATTAGTGAAGCAGCCTACAAGACTGGGTTTAATGATATAAAGCATTTCAGGCTTCAGTTTTTAAAGCTTTTTGGAGAAAAACCTTCGGACTACAGAAAAAAATATCAGTCATTTAAACGCACAACCAACATTGCCTTGAAAGAAGAATAA
- a CDS encoding SusC/RagA family TonB-linked outer membrane protein, with protein MIKILKFKLCSIRLCILLVLVAISSFEGFAQQNQKKGVVKDAKTNQAISGVSISIGNKPIASTDDSGRFSLDNIEDGVLLSFSILGYETLTKPASASMEVTITPNSEDLEEVVVVGYGQQSKKTISGAIATIPQKQIVDRPVTSLNNALQGVVPGLTVLARPGDVGSDVGGITLRGRGNLGAPEPLYVIDGVILSGGDFARINPRDVESISVLKDAAAASIYGSRAANGVILVKTKQGKEGQSHISYNGSYGLQRAAFLPDYLGAYDYATLRNEAQTNAGRSAQFDQATLEIIRNQSQPDLYPDNDWYDLVLRDNAPLSQHELSFSGGGKTRYYASGSYLNQSSLFPGKSLERYSTRSNTSTDISSKFTVGTNFSLVRDGIKNKSGYLESMSWLSRMVPMMVNKQSNGQWGTVNAGSIDASMANTNPLLVLEEGGRSSEVTHRILGAINGSFRPIEGLSIDGNISYYTQNFYRSLFVNRRDPLTNFFTGELIPGTGRDPNNLNERWTRNHRLLSQLTSTFEKTFGQHYAKVLVGTSYEFYNEREIEVSRNNFPTNNLDAINAGSTDPANTTANGVINTRAFLSYFSRLDYTFSDKYLFGFNLRHDISSQFAPGYRGGTYPSASVGWRLSQENFMKSLDWVSELKIRGSWGVAGNVGNVGFYDYFGGISTGQGAFLGGTWVDGAWPGALPSPLLTWEKKEMTNIGLDFSLFKNKINIQIDAYNALTKDILLSNANSVPLESGISNVPNINSGKVQNRGVELAIDYSNKIGDLQYTIGGNINYIRNRIIDLNGLDELPPNGFYIERVGQAIGAYYMYQSAGLFTSDQEVDNWAFQSSNTSAGDIKYVDQNNDGVIDGNDRVIVGNDVPYKTYGLNFSLNYKGLDLTVMGQGVWDVDAYFNNEAAHAFFNGSGVRRYHLDRWTSDNPDANAAYPRLLRSEDNTQNMVNSSFWLFDASYFRVKNVTIGYSFNDAVLQRIKAKNLRIFLTTNNLLTFRGDKRMKDFDPEVPSGSPSYPQTKTTSLGLSLTF; from the coding sequence ATGATCAAAATTCTCAAATTTAAGTTATGTTCAATTCGATTGTGCATACTGCTTGTTTTAGTAGCCATTTCTTCGTTCGAAGGTTTTGCCCAGCAAAATCAAAAAAAAGGAGTCGTAAAGGATGCTAAAACTAACCAAGCTATCAGTGGGGTTTCCATTAGTATAGGTAATAAGCCCATTGCGTCAACTGATGATAGTGGACGATTTTCGTTGGATAATATCGAAGATGGAGTGCTGCTAAGTTTTTCGATTTTAGGGTATGAAACTTTAACAAAACCAGCATCTGCAAGTATGGAGGTGACAATTACACCAAATAGTGAAGATCTTGAGGAAGTGGTGGTTGTTGGATATGGGCAACAATCGAAGAAGACGATTTCTGGAGCTATTGCTACTATACCTCAAAAACAAATTGTTGACCGACCTGTTACATCGCTAAACAATGCACTTCAAGGTGTAGTTCCCGGCCTGACAGTCCTAGCACGTCCGGGAGATGTAGGGAGTGATGTAGGTGGCATCACACTAAGAGGTAGAGGAAACCTAGGTGCTCCAGAACCGCTATACGTTATTGATGGTGTTATTTTGTCTGGTGGAGATTTCGCTCGGATAAATCCCCGAGATGTAGAGTCCATTTCTGTATTGAAAGATGCCGCAGCCGCTTCCATCTACGGTTCAAGAGCAGCTAATGGCGTTATTTTGGTAAAGACTAAGCAGGGGAAGGAAGGTCAATCGCATATCTCCTATAACGGATCTTATGGATTACAGAGAGCTGCGTTTTTACCCGATTATTTAGGGGCATATGATTATGCCACCTTACGAAATGAGGCCCAAACTAATGCCGGTAGATCAGCGCAGTTTGATCAGGCTACGTTAGAAATTATTCGTAACCAGTCGCAGCCAGATCTTTATCCAGATAATGATTGGTATGATCTTGTCTTAAGAGACAATGCTCCGTTAAGCCAGCACGAGCTTAGTTTTTCGGGTGGAGGAAAAACGCGTTATTACGCAAGTGGTTCTTATTTAAACCAAAGTTCGCTGTTCCCTGGCAAAAGTCTAGAGCGCTATAGCACAAGATCCAATACTTCAACTGATATTAGTTCAAAATTTACCGTAGGTACGAACTTTTCATTAGTCCGTGACGGAATCAAAAACAAGAGCGGCTATTTGGAATCTATGTCATGGTTGTCCAGAATGGTACCGATGATGGTAAATAAACAATCAAATGGTCAATGGGGGACTGTCAATGCGGGTAGTATTGATGCCAGTATGGCAAATACCAACCCACTTTTGGTTCTTGAAGAGGGCGGCAGATCTTCAGAGGTCACCCATCGTATTTTGGGCGCGATAAATGGAAGTTTTAGGCCTATCGAAGGTTTGTCGATAGATGGAAACATATCTTATTATACCCAAAACTTCTACCGATCACTATTTGTGAACCGAAGAGATCCTTTGACAAATTTCTTTACCGGAGAGTTAATCCCAGGTACCGGTCGTGATCCAAACAATCTTAACGAACGCTGGACGAGGAACCATCGTTTACTTTCACAATTAACCTCAACTTTCGAAAAGACATTTGGGCAACACTACGCAAAAGTTTTAGTCGGAACATCCTACGAGTTCTATAATGAACGTGAAATAGAGGTGTCACGTAACAACTTTCCTACAAATAATTTAGACGCGATTAATGCGGGATCAACGGATCCGGCAAACACTACAGCTAATGGCGTTATTAATACACGCGCCTTCCTCTCTTATTTTAGTAGACTTGATTACACTTTCTCCGATAAGTATTTATTTGGTTTCAACCTTAGGCATGACATATCATCGCAATTTGCTCCAGGGTATCGTGGCGGAACCTACCCTTCTGCATCAGTCGGCTGGCGCTTATCACAGGAAAACTTTATGAAAAGCTTAGACTGGGTTTCTGAACTTAAAATTAGAGGATCATGGGGTGTGGCTGGTAACGTTGGCAATGTTGGTTTCTATGATTATTTCGGCGGCATTTCGACGGGTCAGGGCGCTTTCTTAGGCGGGACATGGGTGGACGGGGCATGGCCTGGTGCATTGCCAAGCCCATTATTGACTTGGGAAAAGAAGGAGATGACAAATATCGGATTGGATTTTTCTTTGTTTAAAAACAAAATAAACATTCAAATTGATGCTTACAACGCCTTGACAAAAGACATTTTATTGAGTAATGCAAATTCCGTTCCTTTAGAATCTGGTATAAGCAATGTTCCTAATATCAATTCTGGAAAGGTGCAAAATAGAGGGGTGGAGCTAGCGATCGATTACTCCAATAAAATTGGCGATCTTCAGTACACCATTGGTGGTAATATAAATTATATTCGTAACAGAATAATTGATCTTAATGGCCTTGATGAATTACCACCCAACGGGTTTTACATTGAGCGCGTAGGACAAGCTATAGGTGCATACTATATGTATCAATCTGCAGGATTGTTTACATCTGATCAAGAAGTAGATAATTGGGCTTTTCAATCCAGCAACACAAGTGCTGGTGACATCAAATACGTGGATCAAAATAATGATGGTGTGATTGACGGAAACGACCGCGTGATTGTAGGTAATGACGTACCTTACAAAACCTATGGATTAAACTTTTCACTAAATTACAAGGGTTTGGACTTGACCGTCATGGGACAAGGGGTTTGGGACGTTGACGCTTATTTTAATAATGAAGCAGCCCATGCCTTTTTTAACGGATCTGGCGTGCGCCGTTATCATCTGGATCGTTGGACATCAGACAATCCAGATGCAAATGCGGCCTATCCTAGATTATTGCGTTCTGAAGACAATACTCAAAATATGGTAAATTCAAGTTTCTGGTTGTTTGATGCAAGCTATTTCCGGGTGAAGAATGTAACCATAGGTTACAGCTTTAATGATGCGGTATTGCAAAGAATCAAGGCAAAAAATTTACGAATATTCTTAACAACAAACAACCTACTAACATTTAGAGGTGACAAGCGTATGAAAGATTTTGATCCAGAAGTACCTTCCGGATCTCCTTCATATCCGCAGACAAAAACAACTTCATTAGGGCTTTCATTAACATTTTAG
- a CDS encoding AraC family transcriptional regulator, which yields MLTKNLDTDLILLNAGYAEHYGDWNWKDLKSPIIRIHLVVKGAGVLERNSKSYVMRANHMYLTPSNLTQSYICDGELSLFYIHLYEPIEKQNLLFDFLEFPVEIESDDFILELFTRLICANPDRDLKTYDPSIYENGNELFQNIATQKSDSLANSLACKGIIQLILSKFAIKAIEKFPSEDPRVMEILKFIHHNCHKTIYLEQLADQVHMSKDHMIRIFKREIGVTPVEYINRKKIERSQMMLITSNITIKEISYSLGFESISYFNQIFKKHVGLTPLSFKKMITNKQVEE from the coding sequence ATGCTAACAAAAAATCTGGACACTGACCTTATCCTACTAAATGCAGGTTATGCAGAGCATTATGGAGACTGGAACTGGAAGGATTTGAAAAGTCCAATTATTCGAATCCATCTCGTTGTTAAAGGTGCTGGAGTGTTGGAACGAAATAGCAAAAGCTATGTAATGAGAGCAAACCATATGTATTTAACCCCGTCGAATCTGACGCAAAGCTATATCTGTGATGGCGAATTATCATTATTTTATATCCACTTATATGAACCGATAGAAAAACAAAATTTGCTATTCGATTTTTTGGAATTCCCTGTTGAAATTGAAAGTGATGATTTTATATTAGAACTTTTTACAAGGTTGATTTGCGCAAACCCAGATCGGGATTTAAAAACATACGATCCTTCGATTTACGAAAACGGAAATGAGTTATTTCAGAACATAGCAACTCAAAAATCAGATTCTTTAGCAAACTCACTTGCCTGTAAAGGAATAATACAATTAATTCTCTCCAAATTTGCTATTAAGGCCATCGAAAAATTTCCATCGGAGGATCCTCGCGTCATGGAAATATTAAAGTTCATTCATCATAACTGTCACAAAACTATCTACCTAGAACAACTTGCCGATCAAGTCCATATGTCAAAAGATCATATGATAAGGATTTTCAAAAGGGAGATTGGGGTAACTCCTGTCGAATACATCAACCGCAAGAAAATTGAAAGATCACAAATGATGTTAATAACTTCGAACATAACAATAAAAGAGATATCTTACAGCTTAGGCTTCGAGAGCATATCATATTTTAACCAAATTTTCAAAAAGCATGTCGGTCTGACGCCTCTCAGTTTCAAAAAGATGATAACAAATAAACAAGTAGAAGAATAA